The sequence CGTCAGTATAATGAAATTAAAAAATTTGAGGATCTGGAGCGAATAAAAATTCCGCCTGAATTTTCCTTTGATGCGGCCCACGGCCTGTCCAATGAAATCAGGGAAAAGCTCAACCGGATCTGCCCGGCATCCCTGGGCCAGGCATCCCGCATTGACGGCATGACTCCAGCGGCCATCTCCGTCCTCATGGTGGCCATCAGCGCATTTCGACAAACCCCATCCCCTTGACTTCAACGGGTTGCGCTTTATTTTTATTACACATTTGTACTAAAGAAATAACCATACAGCTAACCGCAAAAGGAATTAAGATATAAAATGGCGCAAGATTATTACAAAACACTTGGCATAGATAAAACTGCGACAGCCGCCGACATAAAAAAGGCTTACAGAAAACTTGCCCTCAAATACCATCCGGATAAAACCAAAGGGGACAAGGCTCTGGAAGATAAGTTCAAAACCATTTCCGAAGCCTACGCGGTGCTCAGCGATCCTGAAAAAAGAAAACAGTATGACACTTACGGATCTGCCGACTTCCAGCAAAAATTTTCCCAGGAAGACATTTTCAGAAATTTTGACCTGGGCGATATTCTCAAAGAGTTTGGTTTCGGTGGTGGCGGCGGGTTCAATCGGTCCGGCGGTTTTTCATCTTCATTTAAACAGGGCGGTGCAAGGTCTTCGTTTTCCGGCGTGGGGGGCAATCCCTTTTTCCAGAACGCAGGGCCTGGTGGGGGGTACGGTCGCAAATCCCCGGCCCGGGGCAAAGATATAGAATATGAAATTCCTTTAACCCTGGACGAATTGATCAATGGTGCCGGCAAAACCATCACCATTTCCCAGGGCGGTCAGGCCAAAGCCATTGAGGTAAAAATCCCCAAAGGCCTGACCCAGGGTAAAAAAATCAGATTGGCAGGCAAAGGCGAATCAGGCACACATGGCGGTCCCGCCGGCAACCTTTACATCAAGTCCAGCCCGTCCCTGCCCCAGGGCATTACCCTGGAGGGAAACGATATCCTGATGAAAAAGGATGTCCGGCTCACCCAGGCCATTTTAGGGGACAAGGTTGAGGTGACCACCCCGTCAGGCAAAACCATCAATCTGACGTTGCCGCCGGGGACCGCACAAAAGGCAAAAATGCGTTTACCGGGCATGGGAATTCCCCATATGAAAGGAAATGGTTGCGGAGATCTCTATGTTGTGGTTAATATAGAGATGCCAAAGAGTTTAAACTCCAAACAGCGAAAACTAATCAAAGAACTTAAGGAAACAGGACTATAATTTAACATGCCTGAATTCATCCCCTTGATTTCCCAACAGGAAATCAAGGAAAGAAACCGGGAGATCGGACAAAAAATTACTCAGGATTATAAAGATCTTGATCTCGTGGTTGTTGGGGTGCTCAAGGGGTCTTTTGTTTTTCTGGCCGATCTTGTCCGGCAGATCACCATTGATCATGAAATTGATCTGGTGGGTACATCATCCTACGAAGGCACATCATCTACCGGACAGATCGTATTTACAAAACAGCCGGACCTTGAACTTAAAGGGCGGGATGTGCTGCTGGTGGAGGATATCGTGGATACAGGCCGGACCCTTGCCAAAACTGTCGAATCTATGCAGTTCTTAAATCCCCGGTCCATAAAAATATGTGCGCTGATTGATAAACGCGAACGCCGGGAAGCGCAAATCAATGTGGATTATTCATGTTTCTGCATTGATGGGGGATTTATCGTGGGCTATGGGCTGGACTATAATGAAAAATATAGAAACCTGCCGGCGATCTTTAATTTAAAATTATAAAATTAATTATAGAAGTTAAGGGGAAGCCCAATGATAATTACCTGCGAAGCATGCTCAACCCAATTTGTCCTTGATGACGCCCAGATCAAGCCGGAGGGTTCAAAGGTTAAATGCAGTAAGTGCCAACATATTTTTACAGCCTTTCCACCAGACCATCCAAACGTTGAAGTACTTGACGAGCCAACACCCCAAGATCATGATATCCCCTTTGGTGAACAAGCGTTCCAGGACGATTCAGACTTTGACAAATCACATAATGACGATCTCAGTTTAGACAGCGACAGCGATGCGGACAGACGGGACGCTGATCTGGAAGATACAGACATTGATTTCTCAGAAATTGAATTCGATGAGCCTGAATTCGATGAACCTGAATTGCAACAGGAACCGCCTGAACTTCAGACAGACACAGTGGCGCTTGATTCCCAGGACCAGGACATTGAAATTGATGAGCCGGCCGAAAACTTTGACGAAGACGGACTCGATTTCGAAACTGCTGATTTTGAGATAGATGAACCGGAACTGGACTTCCAGGAAGATGATCTTAAGCTGGACACCCAGGACTTTGAATTTGACGAGATTGAAAATGAGACAGCTTCCGGGCCGGCATCAGTGTCTGCAGATATAAATCCGGATACAGCTGATATTGAAATCAGTTTTGCCCAGGATGACGGTGCAGACTCAGATCTTGAGCTGGAAGAGTTGTCCCTTGACATGGATGACCTATCCATAGAGGAGTCGTCCATTGATGACCTTGAACTGGATACAGAAAAGGATGAATCGCTGGAACTTGACTTTGACGACGATGCCCAAACAGATCTTATTCTTGAAGATGACGACCTGGATATATCTCTCGAACCCGAAGAGGCCCAGATTGACGAGCCTGCCCAACAGCAGGGCGACATAATTGAAGAGCAACTGGATATAAAAGATGACGGTTTACCTTCAAATGACATCAAGCTTGAATCTGACGACAGTGAAAAACCAAGTCAAGAACAAGATGACTGGGAAGCGGACGAGGAGATTGAGCAAACCGACACAGAGCAGGATAAATTTGCAGAATATGACACGGTGCTGGAACAGGAGACCGAACCGGAAGACGCCGATCTAACCATTCCGGAACCTGAAGTCAAAGACAGCACAGATACACCGGAAACTCCGTTGCCCCCGACGGATGACAAAATCGACACCACCACAGAGACATCAAGAGACCAAACACCCTTGATCACCCCGCCGTCCGCACAAAGTGTCCGCCAAAAACGAAGCACAAAAAAGAAAAAAGGGGGAGGCCTGGCAGTTAAAATTCTGCTGGTGCTGTTGCTGCTGATCATAGCTGCTTATGTGGCAATCATTCGTCTTGGTGTAACCATTCCGGTAGTCTCCGACATTCAGATTCCCTTTATCACCCAATGGCTTGAACCCAAACAACCTGCCCCCCAGCCGCCACTCAAACCCGTAATTGATGAACCCAGTATTGATGGCCGGTTTGTTTCCAATAAAAGCGCAGGAGATCTGTTCATTGTCACAGGCAAGATTGAAAATCCGTCTAAGACTGCTATAAGCTACATTCAGGTCAAAGGGACCTTGATGACTAAGGACAACACCAAAGCAGCAACGCTGATTGCCTATTGCGGAAATATAATTTCCGAAGAGACACTTAAGTCCGGTAATATCTCGGACATAACCAAGCAGATGGGTGTAAAACAAGGATATCAGAACACCAATGTCAATATCAAACCTGGCGCATCAGTCAGGTTTATGTTGGTTTTTTCCAATCTGCCCGAGGACCTGTCCAACTTCACCGTAGCGATGCAGGGATTTGAGCCGGCTCAAGAATAAGGGCCTCATTAATTGGTTTTAGAAAACAATTGTCAAAATAAATTTAAATTTTGTTTGACACAAACCCTGACGTTGTGCTATCTAATTCTGGTTTTTTGTGGCGACGTAGCTCAGATGGTCAGAGCATGCGGCTCATATCCGCAGTGTCCGGGGTTCAATTCCCTGCGTCGCTACCAGCCTCTACAATGGCCCCTGTCTTCAGGGGCTTTTTTGATTTTTACCCTTTTGATTTCAGAGCCAGAGCAAGCTGACATATATCGTCCGGCGTTGTATGGCAGCATCCCCCGATGAGCCTGGCCCCATGTTTTGCCCATTGAACCGCCATTTCACCAAAAGAAGGCCGGCCCGGCTTTGGGGCCCACGATTTGGTTAAATTATTGTACACCTCTCCTTTATTGGGGTATACCACCACCGGTTTGTCGGTCACGAACCGGATTTCTTTCAGAAGGGACGCCACATGAACCGGGTCTGTGCAGTTGATACCCATGGCTGCCACACAGGGTTTGCCATCCAGCCATTGGGCGCAGTCCCGGACCGCCTCTCCGCTGTTGATGTGCTGCCCGTCCCTTGCACTAAAGCTGACCCAGGCTGGAATCATATCCCGATCCTCCACCAAATCTTCCAGTAGACGGACAAGGGCTCTGGCCTCGGCAAAGCAGGGCAGGGTTTCACAGGCCAGGATATCCGGCCCGGCTGAGATCAGTGTTTTCAATCGTTCTCTGTGAAAATCAACCAATTTATCTTCACTTATGCCGTAATTGCCGGTGTATTCCGACCTGTTCGCCAGAAAGGCCCCGTAGGGACCTACCGACGCAGCCACCAGGGGTTTAAGCCGGTTGACTCGGTTGGCAGGATCCGCCCAGAAACCCTCCACGATTGTTTTTGCCAGCGTAACAGCAGACCGGATAAGGTTTTGGGCCTGTTCATGGGTGAATCCATGGCGTTCCAGACCCTGGAACGTGGCCTGGTAACTTGCGGTGATCAGGCAATCCGCACCGGCATGAAGATAATCGGTATGAACTGCCGCGATCATCTCAGGATTATCACACAAAAGGCGAGCCGACCAAAGCGGATCATCAAGATTGCACCCCCGGCGCTCAAGCTCCGTGCCAAGGGCCCCGTCAATGATCATATATTTCTGCTGTTTAAGATACGCACGGATAACATCGGCCATCGTATTTTTCCCTCCTGCCCTTTTCTTTTTTAAAATTTACACCTAAAGATTATGAAATCCATGGAAGAATTTGAAAAGTATAAATTTAATCACCTTGACTTTTTTGATTCAGACCCAAATTTATGATAGATTTTCAAATCAACAGGCTATTTATTAACAAGGGAGTAGCTATTTATGCCAGGCGTATATGACCTTTGTGTCCAGGACCATTTTGCAGCAGCCCATTCCCTGAGGGGCTATGACGGCAACTGCTCAAATCTGCACGGCCATAACTGGGTTGTTGAAGCGCACATACGCTGCACCAAACTCAACCAGTTGGGCATGGGCATAGATTTTAGAGATATCAAAAGTGTGGTCAAGGATGTTTTAAACAAACTGGATCACACTAATCTTAATGATGTTGCCGAATTCGGATCAATCAATCCCACGGCTGAAAATCTGGCCAAATTTCTTTATTCGGAACTGTCCAGACGCCTGAATACCGAATTCATCAAAGTCCAGAAAATCATGGTATTCGAAAGCCCGGGCTGCGGCTCATCCTACCAGGAGATATAAGTGCCCCTGGACATATGTGAAATTTTTTACAGCCTGCAGGGGGAATCCACCCGGGCGGGCCTTGCCTGCGTGTTTGTCCGACTGTCCGGGTGCAACCTGTCTTGTTCCTGGTGCGACACCACCTATGCCGCAACACAATCCGTCTCCATGACCATAAATCAGATCGTGGACCAGGTGTCTGCCTTTGAATGCCCCATGGTTGAAATTACCGGTGGAGAGCCCTTGATCCAGTCCGAAACGCCTGCATTGATATCCGCACTTCTGAAAAAAGGATTTCAGGTGCTGCTGGAAACCAATGGAAGTTTGAATATTGCGTCCGTTGATCCCGCCTGTATCCGCATCATGGATGTCAAGTGCCCTTTATCCGGTGAAGCCGGGTCATTTCTTTTCGATAACTTCAATCATATGACAGCCCGGGATGAAATCAAATTCGTGGTGGGATCACGGCAGGACTATGAATATGCCGCATCCGTCATTAAGACACACCTTGCGAACCATCCCAGAGAGAAGATCCATATCAGTCCGGTTTTTGGCCGAATTGAGCTTTCGGACTTGGCGGCATGGATACTTAAAGACAGGCTGGGTGCAAGACTGTCCCTTCAACAACACAAAATCATCTGGGATCCGGATTTAAGAGGAGTATAAAACATGACAAAAAAAGCCGTTGTTCTTTCATCCGGCGGCATTGATTCCACCACTGCCATGGCCATTGCCAAGAACAGGGGGTACAATGTTTACAGTTTAAGTTTCAGGTACGGTCAACGCCACAGTGTAGAGTTGGAATGCGCAAAAAAAGTAGCTCGCCACCAGGGAACCATTGACCATAAAATCGTGGACATTGACCTGCGCCAGTTCGGCGGTTCTGCGCTCACCGACGACATTGCCGTGCCCAAACACGAAAGCGTGTCACAGATTGATCAGACCCAAATTCCAGTCACCTATGTACCAGCCAGGAACACCATCTTTTTATCCTATGCCATGGCCTGGGCCGAGGTGCTTAAAGCCGAAGCCATTTTCATCGGTGTCACAGCCGTGGATTATTCAGGATACCCGGACTGCAGGCCCCAGTTCATTGAAGCCTTCCAGACCATGGCTAACCTGGCCACAAAAACCGGGGTAACAAAAGAAACTGTTTTGACCATTGAAACCCCTTTGATCCAAATGTCAAAATCCGAAATAATCACCACCGGACATGGGTTAGGCGTAGATTACAGTCTGACTATCTCCTGTTATGATCCGGACAGCCGGGGGCGCTCCTGCGGCAGATGCGACTCCTGCCTGCACCGTAAAAAAGGGTTTAGCCAAGCCGGGATTCCTGATCCGACCCCCTACATCAGAGATCCACAAATTTAGCTGTTTTTTCTCGCTGAACCACGGAAAGCACGGAAGGACACGGAAAAAAGTTTGATTTTTGAAGAAGAGATTAAGCGCTTTGCGCTCTAACTTTCAGTGCTTTCCGTGTCTTCCGTGGTTATAAGAATTTTCTCCAATTAAGATCATAGCTTGCGCTTCTTCCCCCACCAGGAAGCCGAACCAGGATCATTTTTTGAACCAGATCAGCCAATTCTCTTTGGGCAGTGGCACGACTGGTATGAGCGATCCCCATATATTTCTTGTTTTTTAACCCACCTTCAAAACCATTGGGGCCTGAATCAAGCAATCTGTTGATAACTTTTGTCTGCCTGGGATTAAGTGGCATCTGGGCAAATGTTTTCCAGAATCGTGCTTTAATCATTATTCCTTTCAGCAAAGCGTTTGAATTTAGAATTGCCCGATTCATGCATCCAAGAAACCATTTCAACCAGTCTGATATTTCCATACTGCCGGTCTGAGTAGAATTTAGGATGTCATAATAGTCATTTCGCTCAGCCATTATTTGTGATGAAAGACTATAAAAACGTTTCGGACTGTTTTCATCCCTGGACAGGAGCATATCAGTCAATGTTCTGGCAATCCTGCCGTTCCCGTCATCAAATGGATGAATTGTAATAAACCATAAATGGGCTAAGGCTGCTTTGATTATACCGTCTGTTTCAGGTTCCTTATTCACCCAGGATATAAAAGCGTTTATTTCAGAGTTGATTAAATGAGCAGGTGGGGCTTGGAAATAAACCTTTTTATTGCCGACAGGCCCTGAAACAACTTGCATTGGCCCGTCGTTATCATCTCTCCACTGGGCTACATTGATTCGAATCATACCGGAATATCCAGTAGGGAAAAGGGCGGCGTGCCAGGAAAAAAGCCTTTCCGGTGTTAATTCCCGGTCATGGTTATTGGTTGCATCCAGCAGTATCTGTACAAGGCCGTCGGCCTTACGATCCTGTACATATTTCAAACCCGCATCCGGAAAACCAAGTTGGCGTCCCACAGAAGAACGGACAGCATCCGGATCTAGCTTTTCTCCCTCAATAGCTGAAGTTTTTAAGGCTTCTTCCACTAAAACATCTGCCCTGGCAGTTTGTTGGATATCAAAGCCCAGATCCCTGACTTGAGCAATTAATGATCCCTGGTTGAATCGGACTTGACCCAAAGATTGTAATAATGCGTCACTGTTCCATGTAAAGTGAGGCCAGTTTTTATGTTGCCAGATATATTTCATCAATTTAAACCAAATCCCCTTTGAGTCGTTTAATTATATTTTTTGACTCATTTTTTGAGTTGATTGTTGCTGTTATTTAACTCAACGTCAAGAGATGAAAATAAAAAGGTAAACAAAATTGGGGGCTTAATTTTTTCGAGGCTCTTACCGGTACACATCTGAAACGGGCCAACAAGCAAGGATACAAAAATAATTCGCTCCCTTGATTTGATTTTCCAAATTTTCGATCCAGGTCAGAAATAACAAAAGTACCCCACGCCGCTTCAATAAAGGCTTGGGAAATATATGAATTGCATCTGAACGAGATAGAGGGTAAAGATAAAAATTTAAAAATCGGAAAAAGTACGTTTTGCTGGTGGATTCATCATTGGGAGTAGCTTGTGGGAAAAAAAAGCAAAAAGAAGAATAAAAGAAGACTTAAAAAAACGATGTCAATCCGTAATGCCGCCAACAGGCAATCGCCAGCCCCCAGAGTAGAGGTGTCAAAGGATTTAATGCCTCAAGGAGGGAATGAGGACAGAAGGCTCCTAACTACCATGACCAAAGAAATCTATATGCTGGCCAGATTGCATTATGATTTGTTGGATTCAGAAAAAATACATCGGGTATTTTTAAAACTTCATTGTATGCAACATGATCCGTTTCGAGATAGATGGGTATGGCTGTACGAGGCGGAAGCCAAGAGATTGAAGTTCAAGGGCACGTATAAGGATATTCCTATTGAAAGAAGGCCGATCGTTCTTGGGGCTTTTTTCTTCAGGAACAACGGGGAAATGGTTCTTGACCTCAATTCCTTTGATCGGGCCATCAAAGCAGTCGTATTTTTCGACAAATATTTACCAAGAAAGGCTGCTAAGGTTAAAGATATTACTGTTTTGAATAAGTTTCATGATGGTTCGAAAGGATTTATCCCTAAACACCAGGACTATTTCGATAAGGGGTTGGAGGAGGTGATTGACCCCAATGGTCTGATCAATGACCTGAAGAGGGTTACGTCCACTATCGAAAACCCCATGGAAAAAATCAATGCCGCATATCCCCGAATGATGGAAGAGTTTCAAAAATCCATTCCGGAAGTTGAACGTATGCCCATTCATTTCTATGAAGATGGGATATCCAGTCTAAAGGGGCGTCTCTCTTTGCGGGAAATAATTGCCATGCAGCATTGGCAAGGAAATAGCGATTACTCGTTCAATAATGTGTTCGAGGAGATCTTGCCATTGATACCGCCATTACCGAAACCTGAAGAATAGAAGGAAAGAAAATCGGATCAGGCTGATCATCAGGTCTTGATTATTGATTTATTACGGGGAACCACTAATAGTTTGCACTAGTAATAAATATTTACCTTTAAAATCAAAGTGTTAAACTTTTTGCTGCTGTGTCTGTTAGACGTTCCGGGTAATATAACCAATGAATGCGCTGGATAAAGCGGTGATTAACCCGGTGACAGGCTTAAGGAATCGACAAAAAACATGATATACATACCACCACAATCAATTATTTTTGCGATTCCGAAACATATGAGTTTTGATATTCCTATCGATCAAATAACAGGCATTTGTAAAAGATACAGATTAGATTATTTTTCAGGGGATATTTATATGCCTTCAGAGATGAAAACGAAACCCAAATAGGCTTATTAACCTATGATGGCCATGGAATTCAATGGTGTATAAAAAGATACTCAGAGGGAAAAATCAGTTGGTGGCCTCATGATACTGAAGTCGTACAATTGTTGCCAAGAGATTTACAAATCATGCTTTGGGGTGGAAATCCCAGCAAAATTAAAATGCCGGAAATGTGGAAACCAATTCATAATATAAAGCGGTAAAACGAGACTTTTTTTGAATGAAAACAGCGTCTCAAATATTACGGTTTGATCGGCCAAATTTTGCATATCAAGCCAACAATAACAAATGAAGTCAACACCTTTACTGGCAAGGGTTACACCCAACATAAATAGACATAGTCAACTCCCAATTCCTATCCTAAAAAACCGTAAAAATCAGGAAAATCGGCTTGTTCAATATATTGAGTAAGGCTCACCGGATGACGGTTTACGGACGAATCTGGACGCTACTCTAATTCCAGTGCTTTTTAAATTCGGAATAAAAATTGCGAAAAACCACAACTACGTTTCAGTTGAGCCTATCAACAAGCCGCTGTTGCCGGTTAGGGAAACGCATTTAGTTGTTTATTTCTGATTTTCGTATTTTTTTGGCAAGAAAATCAAAAACCTTTTTGGTTTTGGCTTGTTCAGGTTAGGTTACACTCAAATTACCTCTGTAATAATTTGTTGAGCCGTTCTATAAGCATCATCATTTATATTATATTTTTTATCAATAATGTCATCAGGAATTCCTTGTTTCAATTCTATATATTCAATTGTTTTTTCTATGATATTTTCTTCCTTTTCATCCCCAATATCTTGAACTATTTTTAAAGCTTTTTTACAAGATTCCATAGCTTCATCAAAATCTTTTTCTCTGGAATTAATAAAAGCTTCGGTCTTCCGTGATTCAACAATTCCTCGTATATCGCCGACGCTTTTACTTAGGTTAAAAGATTCTTTGCTTAATTCTTTAGCTTTCTCTGTCTCATTATTTTTTGCATGTATTCTTGCCATTTGATTGAGATTTGAGGCCCTCCCAAGTATATCGTTAGCCTCTTCGTTTAATTTTAATGCTTTTTTATACAATGCTAACACCGATGTTACGCAGTTTAACTTGGCTATATAATATGCTAAAGCATGTATACTTTCAGCCATTCCTCGTTTATCATTAATAACCAACTTCATTTTAAAAGATTGATGATACTTTTCTAATGCTTCTTTAATTTTACCTTGATTGGCAAAAACATTACCAACTGCATGTAATGATTCCGCTATCTCACGTTTAGTTCCTCCATAATCATTTCTAATTTGTAGAGACTCTGTGCAATATTTTTCTGCATTGGCCAAATCCCCTTGAGTATTGCAGAGAGAACCTAAGCATTTTAGATATTTAGCTTGACATTTTCTATCCCATTCAGGGCATGATTTTATGGCTAAAATGTAATTATCTTTAGCAAGTTTGTATTCCCCAAGTACTCCTTGAGCTATAGCTAACCTAAAATAAAGCTCATGGTAAGAAACCCCATTTTTGAGGGTGTTTAAAGATAGATCTTCGATACTTTTGAGGGTACTTAAACATAGATCTTCGATTTCTTTATAACGTTCTTGTTCATCCCATTCATAAGATAGCTTTTTTGCGATATTAATTGAAAGCTCTATTTCTTTACCAGCTAAGGCAAGTCGATGAACTTCTTTTTCTCTTTCTTCGGAAGTATTATGTGATAGCCAAATTTCATTTAAAATTTTTGATGCCGCACAATGAATGTTTTCAATAAGTTCTGAGGGTATCTCTGAAATTAGTAAAGATGATAAACAACGAGGAACACGATAAAGTTCCGTCGTAGATCCTGGATAGCCCTTATGTCGTTCGATTAAACCTAACTCATTTGCTCTCTTAATATGAATATCTAATTCAGGAATATCTAATTCAGGAATTGAGCGGCAAATAGTTCGTAGTGCTTCTATTGGAACAGGTAATTCGTATATAAGTCCTAAGGCCAGCGTTTTTCTTAAATCAGAGGACTGTGATTTAAGTAACTCACCTGCTAAAATATTTTCAAGAAATTCAGACTGCCTTCCTTTCATGCGATTCAATATATGGTCATAATCAAGATTTTTATCTTGAAGAGAGAGAAGGTCATAAAGCCACTCTATCAATCTTGGATTTCCATCTGAAATTTTGTCAGCTTCTTTTCTCAAT comes from uncultured Desulfobacter sp. and encodes:
- the mmuM gene encoding homocysteine S-methyltransferase, encoding MADVIRAYLKQQKYMIIDGALGTELERRGCNLDDPLWSARLLCDNPEMIAAVHTDYLHAGADCLITASYQATFQGLERHGFTHEQAQNLIRSAVTLAKTIVEGFWADPANRVNRLKPLVAASVGPYGAFLANRSEYTGNYGISEDKLVDFHRERLKTLISAGPDILACETLPCFAEARALVRLLEDLVEDRDMIPAWVSFSARDGQHINSGEAVRDCAQWLDGKPCVAAMGINCTDPVHVASLLKEIRFVTDKPVVVYPNKGEVYNNLTKSWAPKPGRPSFGEMAVQWAKHGARLIGGCCHTTPDDICQLALALKSKG
- the queD gene encoding 6-carboxytetrahydropterin synthase QueD, yielding MPGVYDLCVQDHFAAAHSLRGYDGNCSNLHGHNWVVEAHIRCTKLNQLGMGIDFRDIKSVVKDVLNKLDHTNLNDVAEFGSINPTAENLAKFLYSELSRRLNTEFIKVQKIMVFESPGCGSSYQEI
- the queC gene encoding 7-cyano-7-deazaguanine synthase QueC, which codes for MTKKAVVLSSGGIDSTTAMAIAKNRGYNVYSLSFRYGQRHSVELECAKKVARHQGTIDHKIVDIDLRQFGGSALTDDIAVPKHESVSQIDQTQIPVTYVPARNTIFLSYAMAWAEVLKAEAIFIGVTAVDYSGYPDCRPQFIEAFQTMANLATKTGVTKETVLTIETPLIQMSKSEIITTGHGLGVDYSLTISCYDPDSRGRSCGRCDSCLHRKKGFSQAGIPDPTPYIRDPQI
- a CDS encoding Fic family protein, encoding MKYIWQHKNWPHFTWNSDALLQSLGQVRFNQGSLIAQVRDLGFDIQQTARADVLVEEALKTSAIEGEKLDPDAVRSSVGRQLGFPDAGLKYVQDRKADGLVQILLDATNNHDRELTPERLFSWHAALFPTGYSGMIRINVAQWRDDNDGPMQVVSGPVGNKKVYFQAPPAHLINSEINAFISWVNKEPETDGIIKAALAHLWFITIHPFDDGNGRIARTLTDMLLSRDENSPKRFYSLSSQIMAERNDYYDILNSTQTGSMEISDWLKWFLGCMNRAILNSNALLKGIMIKARFWKTFAQMPLNPRQTKVINRLLDSGPNGFEGGLKNKKYMGIAHTSRATAQRELADLVQKMILVRLPGGGRSASYDLNWRKFL
- a CDS encoding radical SAM protein encodes the protein MPLDICEIFYSLQGESTRAGLACVFVRLSGCNLSCSWCDTTYAATQSVSMTINQIVDQVSAFECPMVEITGGEPLIQSETPALISALLKKGFQVLLETNGSLNIASVDPACIRIMDVKCPLSGEAGSFLFDNFNHMTARDEIKFVVGSRQDYEYAASVIKTHLANHPREKIHISPVFGRIELSDLAAWILKDRLGARLSLQQHKIIWDPDLRGV
- the hpt gene encoding hypoxanthine phosphoribosyltransferase, with product MPEFIPLISQQEIKERNREIGQKITQDYKDLDLVVVGVLKGSFVFLADLVRQITIDHEIDLVGTSSYEGTSSTGQIVFTKQPDLELKGRDVLLVEDIVDTGRTLAKTVESMQFLNPRSIKICALIDKRERREAQINVDYSCFCIDGGFIVGYGLDYNEKYRNLPAIFNLKL
- a CDS encoding J domain-containing protein, with product MAQDYYKTLGIDKTATAADIKKAYRKLALKYHPDKTKGDKALEDKFKTISEAYAVLSDPEKRKQYDTYGSADFQQKFSQEDIFRNFDLGDILKEFGFGGGGGFNRSGGFSSSFKQGGARSSFSGVGGNPFFQNAGPGGGYGRKSPARGKDIEYEIPLTLDELINGAGKTITISQGGQAKAIEVKIPKGLTQGKKIRLAGKGESGTHGGPAGNLYIKSSPSLPQGITLEGNDILMKKDVRLTQAILGDKVEVTTPSGKTINLTLPPGTAQKAKMRLPGMGIPHMKGNGCGDLYVVVNIEMPKSLNSKQRKLIKELKETGL
- a CDS encoding DUF3426 domain-containing protein, which produces MIITCEACSTQFVLDDAQIKPEGSKVKCSKCQHIFTAFPPDHPNVEVLDEPTPQDHDIPFGEQAFQDDSDFDKSHNDDLSLDSDSDADRRDADLEDTDIDFSEIEFDEPEFDEPELQQEPPELQTDTVALDSQDQDIEIDEPAENFDEDGLDFETADFEIDEPELDFQEDDLKLDTQDFEFDEIENETASGPASVSADINPDTADIEISFAQDDGADSDLELEELSLDMDDLSIEESSIDDLELDTEKDESLELDFDDDAQTDLILEDDDLDISLEPEEAQIDEPAQQQGDIIEEQLDIKDDGLPSNDIKLESDDSEKPSQEQDDWEADEEIEQTDTEQDKFAEYDTVLEQETEPEDADLTIPEPEVKDSTDTPETPLPPTDDKIDTTTETSRDQTPLITPPSAQSVRQKRSTKKKKGGGLAVKILLVLLLLIIAAYVAIIRLGVTIPVVSDIQIPFITQWLEPKQPAPQPPLKPVIDEPSIDGRFVSNKSAGDLFIVTGKIENPSKTAISYIQVKGTLMTKDNTKAATLIAYCGNIISEETLKSGNISDITKQMGVKQGYQNTNVNIKPGASVRFMLVFSNLPEDLSNFTVAMQGFEPAQE